The following proteins are encoded in a genomic region of Enterocloster clostridioformis:
- a CDS encoding dihydroxy-acid dehydratase → MQYLRGNCIGSFLYGQGKPIIAIANSYTNATPGHFVLKQLCESVKEGIIKAGGTPMEFSTVAPVPCWELLIP, encoded by the coding sequence ATGCAGTATCTTAGAGGAAACTGCATCGGCAGTTTTTTGTATGGGCAGGGCAAACCCATCATTGCTATTGCAAACAGCTATACCAATGCGACGCCGGGACATTTTGTATTGAAACAACTGTGTGAGAGCGTAAAGGAGGGAATTATCAAGGCAGGAGGAACGCCCATGGAGTTCTCCACAGTGGCTCCTGTGCCATGCTGGGAACTGCTAATACCATGA
- a CDS encoding S8 family peptidase, which yields MNQAREDINCEEVYSMGITGRGVGVAVLDTGIYLHEDFKDRVTAFADFVNHRTSPYDDNGHGTHIAAMIGGSGISSDGKYRGVAPGCSLISVKVLDQKGNGYATDVLTGLKWIRENRDRYNIRIVNISVGSLSRRDMTENSILVRGVNAAWDDGLVVVVAAGNHGPGRMTITTPGISRKVITVGCSDDHKEVDVMGSRMVDYSGRGPTLACVCKPDLVAPGSCIISCCNEPGKYFSKSGTSMSTPLVSGAIALLLEKYPDMSNKDVKLRIRERALDLGLPHNQQGWGKLDVGRLLE from the coding sequence GTGAATCAGGCGAGAGAAGACATTAATTGTGAAGAAGTATATTCCATGGGGATTACGGGTAGAGGAGTGGGTGTGGCAGTACTTGACACCGGAATTTACCTCCATGAGGATTTTAAGGATAGAGTGACAGCCTTTGCTGACTTTGTAAACCACCGCACATCGCCCTATGACGACAATGGCCATGGCACCCATATAGCTGCAATGATTGGGGGCAGCGGCATCTCCTCCGACGGAAAATACAGAGGAGTGGCGCCGGGATGCAGTCTGATATCAGTGAAGGTGCTGGACCAGAAGGGAAACGGCTATGCCACGGACGTACTGACAGGACTTAAATGGATCCGGGAGAACAGGGACAGATACAATATCCGCATTGTGAACATCTCCGTAGGGTCCTTGTCGCGCAGGGACATGACAGAGAACTCAATTCTGGTGCGGGGGGTGAATGCGGCCTGGGATGACGGCCTTGTGGTGGTGGTGGCAGCCGGAAATCATGGACCGGGCCGGATGACCATCACAACTCCCGGTATCAGCCGCAAGGTCATAACAGTGGGCTGCTCGGACGACCACAAGGAAGTGGATGTCATGGGAAGCCGCATGGTGGATTACTCCGGAAGAGGTCCCACACTGGCTTGTGTCTGCAAGCCGGATTTGGTAGCGCCGGGCTCATGCATCATCAGCTGCTGCAATGAGCCCGGCAAATATTTTTCAAAATCAGGTACCAGCATGTCCACGCCCCTAGTGTCGGGCGCCATAGCCCTGCTGCTGGAGAAGTACCCGGATATGAGCAACAAGGATGTGAAGCTTCGTATCAGGGAACGCGCCCTGGACCTGGGCCTGCCGCATAACCAGCAGGGGTGGGGAAAGCTGGATGTGGGACGGCTGCTGGAGTAG
- the ade gene encoding adenine deaminase, with product MRQYNDLKKMMDVAAGRRKASLVLKGGTIVNVFTERTEVGDIAIEDGCIAGIGEYDGLINADMTGRYICPGFIDGHIHIESSMVSPPEFEKAVLPHGTTTVITDPHEIGNVAGCQGVDYMLKATEGLSLDTFFVMPSCVPSTGLDESGAVLGPEDIKPYYENSRVLGLAEVMNSVGVVAGREDLMEKLKEAGSRGKVIDGHAPFLGGNELNAYVCSGVWSDHECSDAGEALEKLGRGQWIMIREGTAARNLEALMPLFEAPYYERCMLVTDDKHPGDLISMGHIDYIIRRAVALGADPIRAIKMGTFNAAQYFGLKDRGAVMPGLRADLAVLKDLKEFRVAAVYKNGVLTAREGVCLGAGKDMGSAGKTASDLEAAFPSVFDSFRMDEITLEDLVLEQKGTMERVIQFKPHELLTEERLVPWQDTPGLAPGVSLEQDIVKAAVFERHLHTGHKGLGFVGGYGLKKGAVATSVAHDSHNLIVVGTNDWDMVLAANAVRKNGGGLAVAAEGRVLGELALPIGGVMSRLSVQEVEERLQALKSCTRELGISSDIDAFMTLAFVSLPVIPKLRINTYGVIDVDRQKQVPPSF from the coding sequence GTGAGACAATACAATGATCTTAAAAAAATGATGGACGTTGCTGCCGGAAGGAGAAAGGCATCCCTTGTATTAAAAGGGGGAACAATCGTCAATGTATTTACGGAGCGCACAGAGGTTGGGGACATAGCCATTGAGGACGGCTGCATAGCCGGCATAGGGGAATATGACGGACTTATCAACGCGGACATGACGGGGAGGTATATCTGTCCCGGCTTTATTGACGGGCATATACATATTGAAAGCTCCATGGTGTCGCCGCCGGAGTTTGAAAAGGCTGTCCTTCCCCACGGCACCACAACCGTGATCACGGATCCCCATGAGATTGGCAACGTGGCAGGATGCCAGGGTGTGGACTACATGTTAAAAGCCACGGAGGGACTGTCCCTGGATACATTTTTTGTCATGCCCTCCTGCGTACCCTCCACTGGACTGGACGAGTCCGGAGCCGTGCTGGGGCCGGAGGATATAAAGCCGTATTATGAGAATTCCAGGGTTTTGGGTCTGGCAGAGGTGATGAATTCAGTGGGAGTGGTTGCCGGCCGGGAGGATCTGATGGAGAAGCTTAAGGAGGCAGGTAGCCGCGGCAAGGTTATAGACGGCCACGCGCCTTTCCTGGGAGGGAATGAGCTGAATGCTTATGTGTGCTCCGGCGTGTGGTCTGACCACGAGTGTTCGGATGCAGGGGAAGCTCTGGAAAAGCTTGGAAGGGGACAGTGGATTATGATACGGGAGGGCACGGCTGCCAGGAACCTGGAAGCGCTTATGCCCCTGTTTGAGGCCCCCTATTATGAGAGATGTATGCTGGTGACAGATGACAAGCATCCAGGCGACCTGATTTCCATGGGGCACATTGATTATATCATCCGCAGGGCAGTGGCTCTGGGAGCGGACCCCATACGGGCCATTAAGATGGGGACTTTTAATGCGGCGCAGTATTTTGGGCTGAAGGACAGGGGAGCTGTCATGCCTGGGCTGAGGGCGGATTTGGCAGTGCTTAAGGATTTGAAGGAGTTTCGGGTGGCGGCTGTATACAAGAACGGCGTCCTGACGGCAAGAGAGGGAGTATGCCTGGGAGCCGGGAAGGATATGGGCTCTGCGGGAAAAACGGCCAGTGACCTGGAAGCTGCGTTCCCAAGCGTATTTGACTCCTTCCGCATGGATGAGATTACCCTGGAGGACCTGGTGCTGGAGCAAAAGGGAACCATGGAGCGTGTTATACAGTTCAAGCCCCATGAACTTCTCACAGAGGAGCGTCTGGTGCCCTGGCAGGATACTCCGGGACTGGCACCCGGCGTCAGCCTGGAACAGGATATCGTGAAAGCGGCTGTGTTTGAACGCCATCTTCACACCGGGCACAAAGGGCTGGGCTTTGTAGGCGGATATGGTCTTAAGAAGGGGGCTGTGGCCACCAGCGTTGCCCATGATTCCCATAACCTGATTGTGGTGGGCACCAATGACTGGGATATGGTATTGGCCGCCAACGCGGTGAGAAAGAATGGAGGCGGACTGGCCGTGGCGGCAGAGGGCCGGGTATTAGGCGAGCTTGCCCTTCCCATTGGCGGAGTTATGAGCCGTTTATCCGTGCAGGAGGTGGAGGAGCGGCTGCAGGCTCTGAAGTCGTGTACGAGGGAGCTGGGAATCAGCAGCGATATAGATGCATTCATGACACTGGCATTTGTAAGCCTTCCGGTAATTCCGAAGCTGAGAATCAATACCTACGGTGTAATTGACGTGGATCGGCAGAAGCAGGTTCCGCCTTCATTTTAA